In a genomic window of Candidatus Omnitrophota bacterium:
- a CDS encoding phage integrase N-terminal SAM-like domain-containing protein — protein MKIQELLEDFKGYLEARGFSPRTVKTYVLYVDIFDRYLKQKDIENIENITRNVIDQYQIDISTKNEYMQIVLSTATRIGRLIGVMSFFRFLTRKGLIGADPTSSIELPRLPKRPSPQYLTYSD, from the coding sequence ATGAAAATCCAAGAATTGCTTGAAGATTTTAAAGGGTATCTTGAGGCTAGGGGTTTTTCTCCACGAACTGTAAAAACTTATGTCCTTTATGTAGACATATTTGACAGATATCTGAAACAAAAAGACATAGAAAATATCGAAAATATTACAAGGAATGTCATCGACCAATACCAGATAGATATATCTACAAAAAACGAATATATGCAGATAGTCCTGTCGACAGCTACCAGGATAGGAAGGCTTATTGGTGTTATGTCATTTTTTCGATTTCTTACTAGGAAAGGTTTAATAGGCGCAGATCCGACATCCTCTATTGAGCTTCCAAGGTTACCTAAAAGGCCTTCGCCTCAATACCTTACTTATAGTGATTAA
- a CDS encoding excisionase family DNA-binding protein, protein MQDRGYISIQEMARILGISRIAVYKKVKKGQIKAVRIGRSFAIPKKYVDHILGKALDKKDKKEIDNAVKKTVKEYGEVLRLLGRD, encoded by the coding sequence ATGCAAGATAGGGGATATATCAGTATTCAAGAGATGGCCCGAATTTTAGGCATAAGCAGGATAGCTGTGTATAAAAAGGTTAAAAAAGGGCAAATAAAGGCTGTAAGGATAGGGAGAAGCTTCGCAATACCAAAAAAATACGTAGATCATATTCTGGGTAAGGCTCTAGATAAAAAGGATAAAAAAGAAATAGACAATGCTGTAAAGAAGACGGTCAAAGAGTATGGAGAGGTCTTAAGGCTCCTAGGCAGAGATTGA
- a CDS encoding transposase produces the protein MPRIGRVIYDNAVYHILNRGHDRRRLFQEAEDFKSFKDMIARYKQKFQFDLYHYCFMSNHFHLLLKIAKGEELSFLMKGICQTYAFHYKRKHHFSGYLFQNRYKSILIEKDEYLMECGRYIERNPARAGIVDNPEKYYWSSYNFYAKTIPDDIITPDPLYIALSVIDAERRAKYIEYVSTDRPYEQLLDEKLSELK, from the coding sequence ATGCCAAGAATAGGAAGAGTCATATATGATAATGCAGTCTATCATATTCTTAACAGGGGGCATGATAGGCGAAGACTGTTTCAGGAAGCCGAGGATTTCAAGAGTTTCAAAGACATGATAGCAAGGTATAAGCAAAAATTCCAGTTCGATCTTTACCATTATTGTTTTATGTCAAACCATTTCCATTTGTTATTAAAAATAGCAAAAGGCGAAGAGCTTTCTTTTCTTATGAAAGGCATATGCCAGACTTATGCCTTTCACTACAAGAGAAAACATCATTTTTCCGGCTATTTATTTCAGAATAGATATAAGAGCATACTTATTGAAAAGGATGAATATCTTATGGAATGCGGCAGATATATTGAACGTAATCCCGCAAGGGCAGGTATAGTCGATAATCCGGAAAAATACTATTGGTCAAGCTATAATTTCTACGCAAAAACCATACCAGATGATATAATAACGCCAGACCCTTTATATATTGCTCTTTCTGTTATAGATGCCGAACGAAGGGCAAAATATATTGAATATGTCTCTACTGATCGGCCATATGAACAGCTTCTCGATGAAAAGTTATCCGAGTTAAAATAA
- a CDS encoding cold shock domain-containing protein encodes MVKGKVKWFNNQKGYGFITLDSGTDVFVHHSAIQGDGYKTLDEGMDVECEVTKGPKGEQASKVTKL; translated from the coding sequence ATGGTAAAAGGAAAAGTAAAATGGTTTAACAACCAGAAGGGTTATGGATTTATTACACTTGATTCGGGCACGGATGTATTCGTACATCACAGCGCGATTCAGGGTGATGGCTATAAGACTTTGGACGAGGGTATGGACGTCGAATGCGAGGTCACCAAGGGTCCAAAAGGGGAACAGGCATCAAAAGTAACAAAGTT
- a CDS encoding tetratricopeptide repeat protein, translating into MEIKKHKILKIMVMIVSVIVIIAGGITVKTYVNEKRTQQTYIVTGLPEKQTGVLKELQIVATEHAYITQGYEYLKTGDFNKAREQFEIVLKRNQPTGALPEARRGIVDVYEKIHDYVTAAKSFEKIIATFKIPKGDMWRLPDDERLSYLLYAANGDYDLAIEHAQKALEADSQLPNAPKGGSPDYIQRLNDLKAAKDYILSLKKQ; encoded by the coding sequence ATGGAAATTAAAAAACATAAAATATTAAAGATTATGGTAATGATTGTCAGTGTTATTGTTATTATAGCAGGCGGTATAACTGTTAAAACATATGTTAATGAAAAAAGAACTCAACAGACTTATATAGTTACAGGATTGCCAGAGAAACAAACGGGTGTTCTCAAAGAACTACAAATAGTTGCAACTGAGCATGCGTATATTACCCAAGGATATGAATATCTTAAGACTGGAGATTTTAATAAAGCCAGAGAGCAATTCGAGATTGTATTAAAGCGAAATCAACCTACTGGAGCATTACCAGAAGCTAGGCGGGGGATTGTTGATGTTTATGAGAAGATACATGATTATGTGACTGCTGCTAAATCATTTGAAAAAATAATAGCTACTTTTAAAATACCTAAAGGTGACATGTGGCGACTACCTGACGATGAACGATTATCGTATTTGCTGTATGCAGCTAATGGAGATTACGATCTTGCCATAGAACATGCACAAAAAGCACTCGAAGCAGATAGCCAACTTCCAAACGCTCCTAAAGGCGGTAGCCCTGATTACATTCAGCGTCTTAATGATTTGAAAGCCGCAAAAGATTATATATTAAGTCTCAAGAAGCAGTAG
- a CDS encoding type II toxin-antitoxin system death-on-curing family toxin, producing MKIITLKEVEYMAFRLAKELMSFKEPIPDFSTRFSNRLESCLAAPFQSFSGKSPYKDFISKASVLFYLMIKNHPFQNGNKRIAMTTLFVFLHMNGKWLTVDTQELYNFTMWIAQSPPKAKNETVMATEKFLKSNLISL from the coding sequence ATGAAGATTATAACGCTGAAAGAAGTTGAATACATGGCGTTCAGGTTAGCCAAAGAGTTGATGTCGTTTAAGGAGCCTATACCCGATTTTTCTACGAGATTTTCAAATAGACTGGAAAGCTGTTTAGCAGCGCCATTTCAGAGTTTTTCTGGGAAATCACCTTATAAGGATTTTATATCTAAGGCAAGTGTTCTATTCTATTTGATGATTAAAAATCACCCCTTCCAGAATGGAAACAAGAGAATTGCCATGACAACACTGTTCGTTTTTCTTCACATGAATGGTAAGTGGTTGACCGTAGACACCCAGGAGCTATATAATTTTACTATGTGGATAGCTCAGAGTCCGCCAAAGGCAAAAAATGAGACAGTTATGGCAACGGAAAAATTTCTGAAATCTAACCTGATCAGTTTATAA
- a CDS encoding toll/interleukin-1 receptor domain-containing protein produces MALNLKQLLKGVKEYVETEAHTKVKSVSYVGRFQLLGKEDIVFSVVITDKKEPEWWVVGGSTPMNLYSKIHFHSADEAFSMHTGLMLRMAAHDFKHSTTVPEDIGYDAFISHASEDKTGLVRPLANVLKRMGYRIWYDEFELQVGDSLRQSIDRGLVNSRYGIVVLSNAFFAKNWPQYELNGLTAKEMRGHKVILPIWHKITKDDILKFSPALADKVAITTRGHSIKEVATKLAKVFEN; encoded by the coding sequence ATGGCACTAAATCTGAAACAATTGTTGAAGGGAGTAAAGGAATACGTTGAAACTGAGGCTCATACGAAGGTAAAGAGCGTTTCTTACGTTGGACGTTTCCAACTTTTAGGCAAAGAGGATATTGTATTTTCCGTTGTAATAACCGACAAAAAGGAGCCTGAGTGGTGGGTTGTCGGAGGATCTACCCCAATGAATCTTTACTCAAAGATTCATTTTCATTCTGCTGATGAAGCTTTTTCCATGCATACTGGATTGATGCTTCGTATGGCGGCACATGATTTTAAACATTCTACTACCGTTCCTGAAGATATTGGATATGATGCGTTTATTTCTCATGCCTCTGAAGATAAGACAGGTCTAGTTCGGCCCCTAGCAAATGTCCTTAAAAGAATGGGTTATCGTATATGGTATGACGAATTTGAGCTTCAAGTTGGGGACAGTTTACGGCAATCAATCGACCGAGGACTTGTAAACTCACGATACGGAATAGTTGTTCTGTCGAATGCTTTTTTCGCAAAGAACTGGCCTCAATATGAGCTTAACGGATTAACTGCTAAAGAGATGAGGGGCCACAAAGTTATCCTACCTATTTGGCATAAGATCACTAAGGATGATATTCTAAAGTTTAGTCCTGCCCTTGCCGACAAAGTTGCCATTACTACTAGAGGCCATAGCATCAAAGAAGTTGCCACAAAGCTTGCCAAAGTTTTTGAAAATTAA